One genomic window of Leptospira saintgironsiae includes the following:
- a CDS encoding sensor histidine kinase produces MNSLVSSIEIRSSKDRSLGFLSIYIGSAFVLILFLLTYFTDETELLRIYDNIHWTSSIAIATTTAWFGYKSSEGETKRFRFWFFLGLLSYFIGQVVWDIQAISKFYSFPAPSDLFYPWLGPFFAIGFARFLKDRVPTNRMKVAVMDALGLAIAVLAVTLVLYLSKKADRPWFQLLTLSVYPVFTLSAACIGVLMKPSLRLKADFSFLCLVTGLAGMGISWLQWNSIFLIAVPEDGTLTNAGFSASILLLGYGTLTWAPDPSGEIERESGTESGLLRILPLLEVIVCSAAIILSLTLPGLPEIIRLVIWFSAGVMVVIASLRQSLLVADLATAEFVIRNANKELETTVAERTEELRSTNTYLVTANDKLRSAMDELKKTQENLVRSEKMAVLGRLMAGIAHELNTPLGAIRSSTEGIRSILNEPWEKLLKDYSSFNKEEREFWGILFKNGGRVNSDFDSKEERSKRKKSEVILKESGIENSLVMADALTDLGISPDQVSELVDKIPKGERGWIIVSNASALSSISRSSQLILDASIKASRVIQALKSYASGEGDWKPHSESVSPKEQIENIITLYYSKMKNKVIVDINIPETARVLGDPERLYLIWTNLITNALHAMNYSGRIFVDAERKGEYWEISVQDTGSGVPSEIKDRIFDPFFTTKSPGEGTGLGLDICKNVAEEHGGAIRFTSSEEGTTFYVTLPASP; encoded by the coding sequence ATGAATTCCTTGGTATCCTCAATAGAAATTCGTTCCTCAAAGGATAGAAGTTTAGGATTTCTATCTATCTATATAGGATCAGCATTCGTTCTTATACTGTTTCTGCTCACATATTTCACGGATGAAACGGAATTATTACGGATTTACGATAATATACATTGGACTTCGTCTATCGCGATCGCTACGACCACTGCTTGGTTCGGTTATAAATCCTCAGAGGGCGAAACTAAAAGATTCCGATTCTGGTTTTTCCTAGGGCTTCTCTCTTATTTTATTGGCCAAGTGGTTTGGGATATCCAAGCCATTTCCAAATTCTATAGTTTTCCTGCACCCAGCGATCTATTCTATCCATGGTTAGGGCCATTCTTTGCGATAGGATTTGCTAGATTCTTAAAAGACAGAGTTCCAACTAATAGAATGAAGGTGGCAGTAATGGACGCATTAGGACTAGCGATTGCAGTCCTTGCAGTCACCCTAGTATTATATCTTTCTAAAAAAGCAGATAGGCCTTGGTTTCAGTTATTGACCTTATCCGTTTACCCAGTTTTCACACTTTCCGCGGCTTGTATTGGTGTCTTGATGAAACCTTCCTTACGTTTAAAGGCGGACTTTTCCTTTTTATGTTTAGTGACCGGACTTGCTGGAATGGGGATCAGTTGGTTGCAATGGAATTCCATATTTTTGATAGCAGTTCCAGAAGATGGAACATTAACTAATGCAGGATTTTCAGCCAGTATCTTACTTCTCGGATATGGCACATTAACTTGGGCGCCTGATCCTTCAGGAGAAATAGAAAGAGAATCAGGAACTGAAAGTGGGCTTTTAAGAATTCTACCCTTATTAGAAGTAATTGTTTGTTCTGCTGCGATTATTCTATCCTTAACTCTACCAGGTCTTCCTGAGATCATTCGATTAGTGATTTGGTTTTCAGCAGGAGTAATGGTGGTGATCGCAAGCCTTAGGCAAAGTTTACTCGTGGCTGATTTGGCAACGGCAGAGTTTGTGATCCGAAATGCAAATAAAGAATTAGAAACCACTGTTGCGGAAAGAACTGAAGAATTAAGATCAACTAATACATATTTGGTGACTGCTAACGATAAACTTAGATCAGCCATGGATGAACTCAAAAAAACCCAAGAGAATTTAGTTCGATCCGAAAAAATGGCGGTATTAGGAAGATTGATGGCAGGGATTGCACATGAATTAAATACACCGTTAGGTGCAATTCGCTCTTCTACCGAAGGTATACGTTCTATTCTAAACGAACCCTGGGAAAAACTTTTAAAAGATTATTCCAGTTTTAACAAAGAAGAAAGAGAATTTTGGGGGATCTTATTTAAGAATGGAGGCAGAGTTAATTCTGATTTCGATTCCAAGGAAGAAAGATCCAAAAGAAAAAAATCAGAAGTCATTCTGAAGGAATCAGGTATAGAAAACTCTCTAGTAATGGCAGACGCATTGACTGACCTGGGAATTTCTCCAGATCAAGTTTCCGAATTGGTGGATAAGATCCCAAAAGGAGAAAGAGGATGGATAATAGTAAGCAATGCATCTGCTCTTTCCAGTATTTCGAGATCCAGCCAACTGATCTTGGATGCTTCTATCAAAGCCTCTAGAGTGATCCAGGCATTAAAAAGTTATGCATCCGGAGAAGGGGATTGGAAACCTCACTCCGAGTCTGTTTCTCCTAAAGAACAGATAGAGAATATTATCACATTATATTATTCTAAAATGAAAAACAAAGTCATTGTGGATATAAATATTCCTGAAACTGCGAGAGTACTGGGAGATCCGGAAAGATTATACCTGATCTGGACCAATTTGATCACAAACGCATTACATGCCATGAATTACTCAGGCAGAATATTCGTAGATGCGGAACGAAAAGGCGAATACTGGGAAATTTCAGTCCAAGATACCGGGAGTGGAGTTCCTTCAGAGATCAAGGATAGGATTTTTGATCCATTTTTCACCACCAAGTCTCCTGGAGAAGGGACGGGGCTCGGTTTAGACATTTGCAAAAATGTGGCAGAAGAACATGGAGGAGCCATCCGATTTACCAGTTCGGAAGAAGGCACAACATTCTACGTTACCCTCCCTGCCTCACCTTAA
- a CDS encoding sensor histidine kinase — MNGPKNENVYRDIFEQSPIGLMIFDRQGKIIEANDSSLRFLRASREKIIGLSYSSLKDTTVSSLIGKGLKGEASDYEGPYNTTVSGLLLQVRIRVNPLFDISGVFGVTLIFEDLTERKKTEEKLAVTLSDIRVAQEALEEHEVKFKTLFESAGEAIFLMDDRIFLECNPKTEEMFGCKRADIIGASPVDFSPEIQPDGVQSSQRAFQKIQAAFAGKPQTFDWLHCRKDRTNFDAEVTLTSVTLNGKALLQAIVRDISGRKRAEEEIRKLNEDLEQKVVLRTEELKATNTYLENTNRDLLLALEELKSTQAQLVQSEKMAVLGQLIAGIAHEVNTPLGAIISSNEGIQSVFRQDWEKLLCEFADLDTQERETWKKIFTKGSIFPDFYDSSEERKNRKIIRETLQNLGFPSSEFLSENLAELGIRVEDIPDLVKGIHKEKFPTLVSNAYNLSGILRYSNVVREAASKAARVIRTLKTYVYQDHAGISLIDIREQMDLVLTLYYNKVKQGVEIRRNFADNSLVRGQADQLTQVWANLINNAFQAISYQGRLDLESYIKDTYLIVSVTDNGPGVPKEIQDRIFEPFFTTKEKGEGSGLGLDICRKIVERHQGKIDFESSPGKTTFRVYLPLAEKTLI; from the coding sequence ATGAACGGACCTAAGAACGAAAACGTATATCGCGATATATTCGAACAATCTCCTATCGGACTTATGATCTTCGATAGGCAGGGCAAAATTATAGAGGCAAACGATTCTTCTCTGCGTTTCTTGAGAGCATCAAGAGAGAAGATCATCGGGCTTTCTTACTCCAGCTTAAAAGATACAACAGTCTCTTCATTGATCGGCAAAGGTTTAAAGGGAGAAGCTTCCGATTACGAGGGACCTTATAATACTACCGTCAGCGGGCTCTTATTACAAGTTCGCATCAGAGTGAATCCACTTTTTGATATTTCAGGTGTGTTCGGTGTAACTTTGATCTTTGAAGACCTGACAGAAAGAAAAAAGACAGAAGAGAAATTAGCAGTAACACTCTCTGACATTCGTGTCGCTCAAGAAGCATTAGAAGAACACGAGGTTAAATTTAAAACATTATTCGAATCTGCGGGAGAGGCAATCTTTCTCATGGATGATCGGATCTTTTTAGAATGTAATCCTAAAACGGAAGAGATGTTCGGTTGTAAAAGAGCAGATATTATAGGCGCTTCTCCTGTGGATTTTTCTCCGGAGATACAACCTGATGGAGTTCAATCTTCCCAAAGAGCATTCCAAAAAATACAGGCGGCCTTTGCAGGTAAGCCCCAAACTTTCGATTGGTTACATTGTAGAAAAGACAGGACTAATTTTGATGCGGAAGTGACCTTAACTTCTGTCACTCTGAATGGAAAAGCTTTATTGCAGGCAATTGTAAGAGATATTTCAGGAAGAAAAAGAGCAGAAGAAGAGATCCGAAAACTAAACGAAGACCTGGAACAAAAAGTAGTTCTTAGAACGGAAGAGTTAAAGGCAACAAATACTTATTTAGAAAATACGAATAGAGATCTGCTCTTAGCATTAGAAGAATTGAAATCTACTCAAGCACAGTTAGTTCAATCCGAAAAGATGGCTGTTTTAGGACAATTGATCGCAGGTATCGCTCATGAGGTGAATACTCCTTTAGGTGCGATCATTTCTTCCAATGAAGGAATTCAAAGTGTGTTCCGTCAAGATTGGGAGAAGTTACTCTGCGAATTTGCAGACTTGGATACTCAAGAAAGAGAAACTTGGAAGAAAATTTTCACAAAAGGAAGTATTTTCCCTGACTTCTATGATTCTTCTGAAGAAAGAAAAAACAGAAAGATTATCCGAGAAACATTACAAAATCTTGGATTCCCATCTTCCGAGTTTTTGTCCGAGAACTTAGCTGAATTAGGAATAAGAGTAGAGGACATTCCAGATTTAGTCAAAGGGATTCATAAGGAAAAATTTCCTACCTTAGTTTCGAATGCATACAATCTCTCTGGAATTTTAAGATATAGTAATGTGGTCAGAGAAGCCGCTTCTAAAGCGGCGAGGGTGATTAGAACCTTGAAAACGTATGTATATCAGGATCACGCAGGCATTAGTCTGATCGATATTAGAGAACAGATGGATCTTGTTCTTACGCTATATTATAATAAGGTAAAACAAGGAGTTGAGATCCGCAGAAATTTTGCGGATAACTCACTTGTAAGAGGCCAAGCTGACCAATTGACCCAGGTTTGGGCTAACCTGATCAATAATGCATTCCAGGCGATTTCTTACCAAGGTAGATTGGATTTGGAATCTTATATTAAAGATACGTATCTGATCGTTTCAGTCACTGATAATGGTCCCGGGGTCCCTAAAGAAATCCAAGATCGAATTTTCGAACCGTTCTTTACCACAAAAGAAAAAGGAGAAGGAAGCGGATTAGGTCTAGATATCTGCAGAAAGATTGTAGAAAGACACCAAGGAAAAATAGATTTTGAATCTTCTCCAGGGAAGACGACTTTCAGAGTGTATCTACCCTTAGCAGAAAAAACTCTGATTTAA
- a CDS encoding glutathione S-transferase family protein, translating into MIELYTAGTPNGKKASIMLEELGIPYTVHPIDFSKLEQKEEWYLKINPNGRIPAIVDKDNGDFPVFESGAILIYLAEKYGKFLPKDPKERSIAIQWLMFQMGGVGPMQGQANHFVKFAPEKIPYAMNRYVDETKRLYSVLERRLKESDYLAGSELSIADIATWPWVKARSYIDLSLDDYPKLKAWEEKLGARPAFIKGSEVPKKS; encoded by the coding sequence TTGATCGAATTATATACCGCAGGGACGCCTAACGGAAAAAAAGCTTCCATCATGCTGGAAGAATTAGGGATCCCTTATACAGTACATCCAATCGACTTTAGTAAATTAGAACAAAAAGAAGAATGGTATCTAAAAATTAATCCGAACGGCAGGATCCCTGCTATCGTAGACAAAGACAATGGAGACTTTCCTGTTTTTGAATCTGGAGCTATTCTGATATATCTCGCAGAAAAATACGGAAAATTTTTACCTAAGGATCCAAAAGAAAGATCTATCGCAATTCAATGGCTCATGTTCCAGATGGGTGGAGTCGGTCCAATGCAAGGACAGGCAAATCATTTCGTTAAGTTTGCTCCAGAAAAAATTCCATACGCAATGAACCGTTATGTAGATGAAACAAAACGTTTATATTCCGTTCTAGAAAGACGACTAAAAGAATCAGATTACCTTGCAGGAAGTGAATTAAGTATTGCGGATATCGCCACTTGGCCTTGGGTGAAAGCAAGATCTTATATTGACCTTTCACTCGATGATTATCCAAAACTCAAAGCATGGGAAGAAAAATTAGGAGCAAGACCCGCTTTCATCAAGGGAAGTGAAGTCCCTAAAAAATCCTAA
- a CDS encoding MAPEG family protein produces MESSWQVFAIVSVLLFLKLLSTSIVQGLVRIKTKTFRWKEDAEFFTNSFPATDDHTIVATANGVFRNDLENIPIFLFLLIGYIHTYSWHEGIIIYSGIFIASRILHAIFYFLHKQPWRNIAYNLGILSMLLLSGHIIHSVFFA; encoded by the coding sequence ATGGAATCTTCTTGGCAGGTCTTTGCGATCGTCTCAGTACTTCTGTTTTTAAAATTACTTTCCACTTCCATCGTTCAAGGTTTGGTCCGGATCAAAACCAAAACATTTCGCTGGAAAGAAGATGCAGAATTTTTTACCAATTCATTTCCGGCCACTGACGATCATACGATAGTCGCTACTGCAAACGGAGTATTCAGGAATGATTTGGAGAATATTCCAATTTTCTTATTCTTACTAATAGGATATATCCATACTTATAGTTGGCATGAGGGAATTATCATATATTCCGGAATATTTATAGCATCCAGAATACTTCATGCGATTTTCTATTTTCTTCATAAACAACCTTGGAGAAATATCGCGTATAATCTGGGAATTTTGAGTATGCTCCTACTATCTGGTCATATTATTCATTCCGTATTTTTTGCCTGA
- a CDS encoding PaaI family thioesterase has product MTAEDIYKHIKASQNGQDWHHKNCFGCGPENKRGLHASFPFHEPSGEVRFAWTIEKDFEGAPGYAHGGALATLLDEAQGVLCFHLGHFVMTDQLYMRYYKACPLGEELEVRCWVTMVRRRRLYTKGTVHLKKTGELLLSSKARWYDMPDRVFSRMFQGTAFPVDIILKVLEENQKRGKEIRKRLKKEKLKSE; this is encoded by the coding sequence ATGACTGCGGAAGACATTTATAAACATATCAAGGCCAGCCAAAATGGACAAGACTGGCATCATAAGAATTGTTTCGGTTGTGGACCGGAAAATAAAAGAGGCTTACACGCAAGCTTTCCTTTTCATGAACCAAGCGGAGAAGTTCGTTTTGCTTGGACCATAGAAAAGGATTTTGAAGGAGCACCTGGTTATGCTCATGGAGGAGCACTCGCGACTCTATTGGATGAGGCGCAAGGTGTTTTATGTTTTCATTTAGGTCATTTTGTGATGACCGATCAATTGTATATGCGTTATTATAAGGCCTGTCCTCTAGGGGAAGAGTTAGAAGTCCGTTGCTGGGTTACAATGGTCAGACGTAGAAGACTTTATACAAAAGGAACTGTACATCTGAAAAAAACAGGGGAACTTCTTCTTTCTTCCAAGGCTCGCTGGTATGATATGCCTGATCGAGTTTTTTCAAGAATGTTCCAAGGTACCGCATTTCCTGTGGATATTATTCTGAAAGTTCTGGAAGAGAACCAAAAACGAGGAAAAGAAATCAGGAAACGACTCAAAAAAGAGAAACTCAAATCCGAGTAA
- a CDS encoding zinc-binding dehydrogenase, protein MKAAVLESGKRNLIIKEVPIPQLGPEQAKVRIKACGICGSDIHLVLHGTLKCKHYPQIPGHEASGVVEEVGEKVTRIKKGDRVVIAAGTSCGVCSHCLAGRENLCKEIGVFGFDREGSFAEYNIVEERYLYPLPDSVPFEQGAILADAVSTPYNAIKFRGKIQDGDNVAIFGCGGLGIHGVVIARALTKGKVIALDVDRGALENATAYGADEVINLRDIKNPGKTLKEICKGGVDLLADFSGRMTNIEESLRAMNPGGRMVLVGIGREPLKFSIPFSIIEKQITVAGSYGSDRRAIPELIDLYVQGKLNLSRSITDVRKLDDINESLQDLEERKGNPIRFVISP, encoded by the coding sequence ATGAAGGCCGCAGTATTAGAATCCGGAAAAAGAAATTTAATTATCAAAGAGGTTCCGATCCCTCAACTTGGACCAGAACAAGCTAAGGTAAGGATCAAAGCCTGTGGTATCTGCGGTTCAGATATACATCTAGTATTACATGGAACCTTAAAGTGTAAACATTATCCTCAAATTCCTGGACATGAAGCTTCCGGTGTAGTGGAAGAAGTGGGAGAAAAAGTCACTCGTATCAAAAAAGGAGATAGAGTGGTGATCGCTGCAGGAACAAGTTGTGGTGTATGTTCTCATTGTCTTGCGGGAAGAGAAAATCTTTGCAAAGAGATCGGAGTATTCGGTTTCGATAGAGAAGGTAGTTTCGCAGAATATAATATAGTCGAGGAACGTTATCTGTATCCTCTACCTGATTCAGTTCCTTTTGAACAAGGTGCAATTTTAGCAGATGCAGTTTCTACTCCTTATAATGCGATCAAGTTCAGAGGAAAGATCCAAGACGGAGATAATGTTGCTATTTTCGGATGTGGTGGACTTGGGATCCATGGAGTGGTGATCGCAAGAGCTTTGACAAAAGGTAAAGTGATCGCTTTGGATGTGGATAGGGGAGCCTTGGAAAACGCTACAGCTTACGGTGCGGACGAAGTAATAAATTTAAGAGATATAAAGAATCCAGGTAAAACCTTAAAGGAAATTTGTAAAGGTGGAGTGGACCTTCTTGCAGACTTTTCAGGAAGAATGACAAATATAGAAGAGTCACTTCGTGCAATGAATCCCGGAGGAAGAATGGTCCTCGTAGGAATCGGAAGAGAACCTTTAAAATTTTCCATCCCATTCTCCATTATCGAAAAACAGATCACAGTTGCAGGTTCTTATGGTTCGGACAGAAGGGCCATCCCTGAATTGATAGATCTTTATGTGCAGGGAAAATTGAATCTTAGCAGATCAATTACGGATGTAAGAAAATTAGACGACATCAACGAAAGTCTTCAGGACCTGGAAGAGAGAAAAGGAAATCCGATTCGATTTGTGATTTCTCCTTAA
- a CDS encoding methyl-accepting chemotaxis protein has protein sequence MKWYLRLSLKSKLAILFSSVLIPFLIILALSLINSASRIKDIESIRNDRLIPLKQLKTISDHYAISIVDCVHKTRSGAFTYEEGIQNLDKAMKDIKSEWNTYLQTYLVQEEIVLIEKLKPLFEEADKSVEEARALMVAKDKEGLGDFADNKMYSKIDPVAGNIEKLISVQLLISERIYQRAETEYAFSLALFLFISAITLAYILYASIKFSIRLVKGLNRVKNSIRDADFSNPIEVDEDILNLDELYLLSLIFRNFQIKVKEMLSSILTFSESILVAAEQLSKSSEYLSENAQTESASVEQISASVEEISAGMEQVTSNAEGQYKLILSFSGEMKELDGLITQVGDSVSDSLGKISDMYSKTEAGKKTMGSLSESMIKIESSSGEMRSITAIIQEISEKVNLLALNAAIEAARAGEHGKGFAVVATEITRLAEQTDQSTKTIESLIRTSNQEIESGKNFVDSCVKVYAEILEGLSFIKLSSDNIVSTMKVQQEKKATIITAVNDVDSKSEEIRTSVKEQKVAISETANAVSNISVTVQNSAANSEEIAGSATGLLNIAKSLRDTMSFLKG, from the coding sequence ATGAAATGGTATTTACGACTAAGCTTAAAATCTAAACTTGCGATCTTGTTCTCATCTGTATTAATTCCTTTTTTAATCATACTGGCTCTTTCTCTCATCAATTCAGCTTCTAGGATCAAGGATATAGAAAGTATCCGGAACGACAGATTAATCCCCCTAAAACAGTTAAAAACAATCTCGGACCATTATGCAATTTCTATAGTGGACTGCGTTCATAAGACAAGAAGTGGAGCATTCACATACGAAGAAGGGATCCAAAACCTAGACAAGGCAATGAAAGATATTAAGTCGGAATGGAATACATATCTCCAGACCTACTTGGTACAGGAAGAAATTGTACTGATCGAAAAACTAAAACCGCTCTTTGAGGAGGCGGACAAAAGTGTAGAAGAAGCAAGAGCTCTTATGGTTGCAAAAGATAAAGAAGGTTTAGGAGATTTTGCTGACAATAAGATGTATTCTAAGATAGATCCGGTAGCGGGAAATATAGAAAAGTTGATCTCAGTTCAACTTTTGATCTCTGAAAGGATCTATCAAAGAGCCGAGACAGAATATGCATTTAGTCTCGCACTTTTTCTTTTTATTTCAGCAATCACTCTGGCCTATATACTATACGCTTCTATTAAATTTTCTATCCGACTTGTGAAGGGTTTAAATCGAGTTAAGAATTCCATTCGAGACGCTGACTTTAGCAATCCTATAGAAGTGGATGAAGATATTTTAAATTTAGACGAACTGTATCTTCTATCCTTAATATTTCGGAACTTCCAAATCAAGGTAAAGGAGATGCTTTCTTCTATCCTTACTTTTTCAGAATCTATCTTGGTAGCAGCGGAACAATTATCCAAATCAAGTGAATATCTTTCTGAGAATGCTCAGACTGAATCTGCTTCCGTGGAACAAATTTCTGCATCAGTCGAAGAGATCAGTGCAGGTATGGAACAAGTAACCTCGAACGCAGAAGGTCAGTATAAGCTGATACTTTCTTTTTCAGGAGAAATGAAAGAGTTAGATGGTTTGATCACTCAGGTAGGAGATTCAGTTTCTGATTCTTTAGGAAAAATCTCGGATATGTATTCCAAAACGGAAGCTGGTAAAAAAACAATGGGAAGTCTCTCAGAGAGCATGATAAAAATTGAATCAAGCTCTGGAGAAATGAGATCCATCACTGCAATCATCCAGGAAATTTCCGAAAAAGTAAACCTTCTCGCATTAAACGCAGCTATAGAAGCTGCAAGAGCAGGAGAACATGGAAAAGGATTCGCAGTGGTTGCAACTGAGATCACAAGACTCGCAGAACAAACGGACCAAAGTACCAAAACTATCGAAAGCCTGATCCGCACTAGTAATCAAGAAATTGAATCTGGTAAAAACTTCGTGGATAGTTGTGTGAAAGTTTATGCAGAAATTCTGGAAGGTCTTTCCTTTATCAAACTTTCTTCAGACAATATTGTATCAACTATGAAAGTTCAACAAGAGAAGAAGGCGACGATCATCACTGCCGTAAATGATGTAGACTCCAAATCGGAAGAGATCAGAACTTCTGTCAAAGAACAGAAAGTGGCTATCTCTGAGACTGCAAATGCAGTTTCTAATATTTCTGTTACAGTCCAGAATAGTGCCGCGAACTCGGAAGAGATCGCGGGAAGTGCAACTGGGCTTTTGAATATTGCAAAAAGTTTAAGAGATACTATGAGCTTTCTAAAAGGTTAA
- a CDS encoding DUF4345 domain-containing protein: MQTNQSVSFSTRVVQVCLFLAAAIAIFGGSLQMYLGEPTVSPRLDNVHRFMAGIYLSMGLICFWAAYTVRIQRTLVYLIALGIFIAALGRILSISIVGLPEPPELWIGYLTPEILLPIILAIAQSRRKEIQ, encoded by the coding sequence ATGCAAACAAATCAATCCGTTTCTTTTAGTACTCGTGTAGTCCAAGTCTGTTTGTTCTTAGCTGCAGCTATTGCAATTTTTGGCGGAAGCTTGCAGATGTATTTAGGGGAACCTACTGTTAGCCCAAGGCTGGATAATGTACATAGATTTATGGCGGGGATCTATTTATCTATGGGATTGATTTGTTTTTGGGCGGCTTATACTGTTCGTATCCAAAGGACTTTAGTTTATCTGATTGCTTTGGGAATTTTTATTGCAGCTCTTGGAAGGATACTTTCCATTTCTATCGTTGGATTACCTGAACCTCCAGAACTTTGGATCGGTTATTTGACTCCTGAGATACTACTTCCTATCATTCTAGCGATCGCACAATCTAGACGAAAAGAAATCCAATAA
- the tmpT gene encoding thiopurine S-methyltransferase: protein MERDFWLSRWEANNIPFHESETNPLLFKYFKELSLPKNSRIFIPLCGKTLDIAWLLSNGYRVAGAELVEMAIQQLFQELGVEPKISKLGKLVLYSAPGIDIFVGDIFDLSKEVLGPVNAVYDRAALVALPQEARIRYSAHLTQITNKAPQLLITFEYDQTKMAGPPFSISTEEVNIHYKNTYTLTNLLSQEMSGGLKGHSAKENVWKLD, encoded by the coding sequence ATGGAAAGAGATTTTTGGTTAAGTAGATGGGAAGCAAACAATATTCCTTTTCATGAGAGTGAAACAAACCCTCTCTTATTCAAATATTTCAAAGAACTTTCTCTGCCAAAGAATAGCCGTATTTTCATTCCATTATGCGGAAAGACATTGGATATAGCATGGCTTCTTTCGAATGGATACCGAGTCGCTGGTGCAGAACTTGTCGAGATGGCAATCCAGCAATTATTCCAAGAATTAGGAGTAGAACCTAAAATTTCGAAATTAGGCAAACTGGTCCTATACAGCGCGCCAGGTATCGATATTTTTGTTGGGGATATATTCGATTTATCTAAAGAAGTTTTGGGTCCTGTGAATGCGGTTTATGATAGAGCTGCATTAGTTGCTCTGCCCCAAGAAGCCCGGATCCGTTATTCTGCACATTTAACTCAAATCACAAATAAGGCGCCTCAACTTCTGATTACATTCGAGTATGACCAGACTAAAATGGCTGGCCCTCCTTTCTCCATTTCAACCGAAGAAGTGAATATACATTATAAAAATACGTATACTCTAACGAATCTTTTAAGTCAGGAAATGTCGGGTGGGCTAAAGGGACATTCTGCGAAAGAGAATGTTTGGAAATTAGATTAA
- a CDS encoding O-acetyl-ADP-ribose deacetylase has protein sequence MEIFVWKGDITSIQTDAVVNAANSSLSGGGGVDGAIHRVGGPKIMEESRILKIKKYPNGLPTGQCVLTSGGQLPARYVIHAVGPVWKGGDYQEASLLETCYRNVLQLSSDRAFESVAVPSISTGIYAYPKELAAPIAIRTVLEHKDQFPRKLIFVCFDQETKDLYEQILNQSGVNFKEGISSF, from the coding sequence ATGGAAATTTTTGTTTGGAAAGGTGATATCACGTCCATTCAAACGGATGCAGTGGTAAATGCTGCCAATTCTTCCTTGTCTGGAGGAGGCGGAGTAGACGGTGCCATTCATAGGGTGGGCGGACCAAAGATCATGGAAGAATCTAGGATATTAAAGATCAAAAAATATCCGAATGGTCTTCCTACTGGTCAATGTGTTCTTACTTCTGGAGGACAACTTCCTGCCAGATATGTGATCCATGCAGTGGGTCCTGTTTGGAAAGGTGGGGATTATCAAGAAGCTTCTCTCTTAGAAACCTGTTATAGGAATGTTCTACAATTGTCTTCGGATCGAGCATTTGAATCGGTTGCAGTTCCGAGTATTAGCACAGGGATTTATGCTTATCCAAAAGAATTGGCTGCTCCGATTGCAATCCGGACTGTTTTGGAGCATAAAGACCAATTCCCCAGAAAGCTGATCTTTGTTTGTTTCGATCAGGAAACAAAAGACCTATATGAGCAAATTCTAAACCAATCTGGGGTTAATTTTAAAGAAGGAATTTCTTCCTTCTAA